The Benincasa hispida cultivar B227 unplaced genomic scaffold, ASM972705v1 Contig730, whole genome shotgun sequence region ggaaatggaccatcatgtccatgATATGTTCTCTAACAAAGCCCCCTTCTTTCATCAAGGAGAAGGACAGTTGTCCAACCATCCCACGCAGAGACTCTATGATCTGCCTAGTAGTACGCATgctctcatgtttcttggccaatacATCAGATATGCTAGCAAGAATATAGGCACGGGCTTTGTTGTTAGCCCTGATCCATATGTCGTATGCAACCCGAACATTTTGGTTTACATAAGAGccaggaatgggaggacactcctctgttAAAATGAACCATAGATCATCTTTCACCATTATagtatttatgtttgattttcaCGTAGCATAATTATCCCAGTAAGTTTATCAGAAGCCAACAGTTGTACTAAAGAACTTGTTATTCtaaaaaagtaaacaaattttatcAGTGAACTACTATTAAgcccaatcaagttttagcaaagtaataatatacccaaaattcattattttgcaatgatactattgcaagacattcttgactaaatactatcccaagaataactcatattccgatagttatttagctatttttttttgtcaaaacttACTAACaccttagtaattctgtaagtgtaacccttcgttTTCAGacttctggagtttgagttgttccgaatcctatgttacaaccttccGCGGTGATAGCCGTGGTTAGAACGACTAGCGAGGCCAAATTAAAGATGATAAGTAGGCACAAGgtgcaacatagaaatctcacggtccaaacaaacggaagagaccgtaggatacattgacacatatccttcacccacttattatgaactacttctcccattcactttgatattgacccatataaaaactttccgaatggagatcactcccagggtgacatgaagcatcatatgaatctcacggtgtgaattttctagggacgtgaaaattgaaatcaatatatcgtatatttgattttacatttaATAGttttccctcattcaccttgatattgactcatgcaaacacttgtcgaatggaggtcactcccagggtgacacaaaacgtcacatgaatctcatggtgtgaaacTCTTAGGATGTgagaatgaaaatcaaaatatcacttTTGATTTTGCTGTGAAGAATTTCCCCTATTTACCATAATTTCAATTCATATACtaacttttcgaatggaggtcactcccagagTGACACGAAGCAAGACATGGATcgagattgtgaactcttaaggatgcgagagctaaaaatgacatatcagatatgttattaatctctcattgAAGCATTCTAAATTCCCACTACAGTGtactaataacatatcatatatgttattaaacttcTACTGAAGTGTCCTAACAATTGTTTGGGTATATCTTTTACTCATGTTTGTTCCGGCtaatttaaacaacctaagtttaggtgtttatccaagtataacgtttatatttggatttaacctacgatgtctaggtgataaacccattttaaaacctcacactaTTCATGTATTGCTCAGAAAATCGGTTagcaacgctcaattattcgaccataatccccaggtaggaggtgttccatagatcgtcaacttaaatacccccagccttagataggattatatactggttgagtttgtaaccctagttttacaagataacaatctattttaactattaaaacaagtggttaatcTATGTGAGCATGTAGCtattctttgttatgaattttaaatgtctaacccaattttataacaacttacaaaattttagacatgctaagcatccacaacatacatcaaagacattcaatatttaatataacacttatactaaattaaaaaaaacgttAAACATGCAtcctatatattataacactttataacatactttcaatgcatgtaacatgcttcctatggtgcagttttaaatctatatggcatactttatgcatatacaagatttatttaattataacatgcatcacatgcataaataattaaacacatatagTTATGATTTTAGATTGGGCATTTTTGAGCAAACAAAGGCCTTTCTAAATGGGCAGGGCCCCTTATTCAAAACCCGGAGcaagcacttaagggaacaacctctctactatccctaaaagtgggtaggagtgaattccatcttgcaccctatgtccctagctatctacccggtctttcccctgaaatgggaggcttattgagtcagtgctgttgagccaaccctcacccatgaaaatctaaggataatcccaaataaaccggagttcatagttagcttagaaatcagattaagttacctaggtcatcgttgtgaaatagttagtctaaaatagtaaacaacgttataaagtaagagtgacttattttgtggtccgatcttatgtaaactcactgcacaggacgcccccactcctcatgaattacatgtacgaatcaggatcacttcgtctgtagcactttacaactccttgtaagaactacagagtgggccgcatccaatagtgttaccagaataaggtacccaaccttattcatatactatagatcattttgactattacACGAAccttatatctctacataaagttcaagtattcatgtaatagtcatggatctttaagtttattggatttatttctaacacgaaataagcaattcatatattcaataacaactttattgaattttcagaataagttttattgtttacaaaccacgagttttaggacataaaacccgacataactccttaagtaccacggatccctctaatgaacaataagtcatagtccaactatgaccaaacacttctcgagctaggagagggtgtggcatcacattgttcaagctttggaatcagcacttaagggagcaatttctctactttctctaactATAGAAAAGTGCATTCCTTCATATGTAGTTGCGCTCCCAGCTACTCAAttagaaaaatccccaaaatggtaggcatattgggttgACGATACATCTcatccatgcagatcaaagggcTGGCTTTATAGGCATGGTTAACAACTCagttaggattcaggtcaagtcacctatggtcatcctgatgataTGTAAGTATCTTGTATCAATAGTATTATAGAGTGAGACTATTcctttcgtggtccgatcttatataaactctttgtatagaacatcatcgctcacatgtctccacatgaatgattagggtAAGATTATTTATAGCACTTTTCAATGTTAAAGTGAATAATAGATCTAGAGGACGAAAAATTAAAAAGGTagaataaagaaattaaagcaTAAAATAACTAATGCAAATTAATGTATaaaagtaattgaaacatgaaAATCGAATGTAACTTAGGATAATCTCCAAATTAGCGACAATAATTTGATTAGAGAGATGAAAAAAGTATTGCCACCTTGGTAATGTCGAGGAGGAGACTTGAGAAAGACTAACCTTTAGGcgcattttttagttttctgcaTTCTTGAGTATATTTTGTTAAGGACTTTGGCAACTTAATTGTCGtgtttatttatgttatttaaatGATTTAGACATAGAAATGGTGGTTGTAATGGacatagttattttatttaacataaGCATTAGTTTGAGATTGACTATATTTTGAATTGGTAACTAATTTCATGCTAGAACTCAGAAATGTTTGTTAAGTTATTAAGTTGATTGGAATGTTAGATTTTTGGTAACTCTAGTTGTCTCATTGAGAAGAAGTATGTTATTGATTATTATTGGGAGTGCGTTTCTTTGAAACACGTGTCAaagtaaattttgattttgttgtGATAACCTTATTATGTtgttaaaatttttctaaagtATAAGAGTTAGTAAAGTAAGTTACAGGTTAAAATTTGGTAACATTCCCTAACTTAGAGTGTTAATTATGGGTTGTTACACTTTGGGTCAAGGCCCATAACAAAACAAGAGGAAGTGGGAAAGGAGTTTGTCCCTCATTTagaaactaattaaataaaatgaccATAGTTTTTCTATTCCTCAATgtataatttaaccaataaGTTAACAACCAGTTATtacataaatagaaaaattggatttggatcccaagaaggAAGTGtcttaaatgaaaatttgaaaatgacaCCAAAATATTCCAAAAAGGATTATAGAAATTAATGCAAAGAgggaaaattacacaaaaccaAACCcatatttttcttatatataccCAAAACACCAATTCCTGAATACtatcatttaaaatttcacaaagattaatCAATAAGAAACATGAAGTCTATCTCCCTCTCAGCCATTGTTCTTATGGTTTTACTCATTTTCAATGGTACCCCTACCTAGCTTTATTATTTCTTTGAGTTTCTTCATCACAAGAatgcttttatttttctcattttaacTACCTGTATGacgaattatattaatttatcgTATCGATCCAAACGAAACCATCATGGTTCAATATTTACAAAGTTGATAGTTTATTGACATACGATGAGTGGATTTTGGTGAATGCAGGGGAAACGATGATGAGAAGTGTTGAAAGTGAAATGTTATGTGAGAAGGCATTTCATGGTGGAGGGTGTAAGGATGCTGAATGTATGAGTGGCTGTAAAGCCTACTTTGGAGTAAAGGCAATAGGACTGTGCTTTTTCTTTCGAACGCCAAGTGATACTTGTCTTTGTCGCTATCCTTGTTGATCTTTCTAATTTCTTTCTATGTCTACTTTCAATACACAATGCATTTTCTTTCTGAATCAAATGGAATAAAGGGCTGTTTTATATTATTGTTCCTTAAaccttttgattttattttgccGATTCTATGATAGTTGTCTACAAAACTTATTGAGTAGTACACTCAATTTAATACCTCATAAATCTTTATTATGTGCAAAGGAACAGTAAacatgtgtgtgtttttttcacaataacatgttatatatttaatctacaaatCAACACCTTCAAGAAGAAGAATGTATGTGCATAGcgacaaattaaaaaattttgtttaGGATGCATTTATAAATTTAGGGTACGATTGATTTTGTTTATCACAATTGTCCTCTACAATAGAAAATCACAACATTACAACTTTATTATCTAtcttattaaataaatgtttcTTAATGTTAAGGTGAATAATCGATCTAGAGAACGAAGAATTAAAAATGTagaataaagaaattaaagcaTAAAATAATTGATGCAAATTAATGTATaaaagtaattgaaacatgaaAATTTAATGTAACTTAAGATAATCTCCAAATTAGCGACAATAATTTGATTAGAGAGATGAAAAATATGAATGtgtataatttaaaaagaatatagttttagttcaaaatatataaggATGACTACACCATTTAAAAGTAGTGAACAACCATGTATTATTAGAAAATTAGAGTTTGAATAATCTATTATTATATATAGTTTGttctttatatatatgtgtggttttttttttctttttctttttctttaactgttgtttatataaaattaacacAATTAACTAATTAGGACATTCTATCATCAACTAAAAGTATAAAAGTTTAAATCAATACTACCCACAAAAATCCAAACCGGCACCTTGGTGGTTAAATTTCAATCGAATATAAAAAGCTCTCtcttattgattaaaaaaagggTTGAAAAAAATGCAAACATTTATTATTGGGGTATATGCCATAAAGTCTcgtaaataatatattattatttaatgatcatttcattattttttattacaattcATTCCTTCCATGAAAATCTAGGAttacatttattatataaatactaaGTGGTTGACATACATATCGGAGGACATGTTTAAGTACTAATTCATGAGCACGACCAAGACGTAGCCTTATGA contains the following coding sequences:
- the LOC120069983 gene encoding uncharacterized protein LOC120069983 → MVKDDLWFILTEECPPIPGSYVNQNVRVAYDIWIRANNKARAYILASISDVLAKKHESMRTTRQIIESLRGMVGQLSFSLMKEGGFVREHIMDMMVHFHMAKVNSDVIDEKDQLQAYQTMMRAKGLESEVNVTTAEKKGLSSSKEERGERKKQTYW